CGGCCGTTGGCAGCGAGCACCTGCTGACGCATCTCTTCGGTGTCGTCGGTGATGAACTGGGTGATGCCGTGCACCAGCGCGTGCGCCAGGCGTTTTTCCACTGGCGCGTCGCGCCATTCGAGGTTTTGCGCATCCTGCTTGCCGGCGCCGGCCTTCAAAGTGCCGGCGATGTCGATCATGCGCTCGGTGGCGTCGTCGCGGCGGTTGAGCACCACGTCTTCCACCCGCTCGCGCAGTTCGGCCGGCAGGTCGTCATAGACGCCCACCATGCCGGCGTTGACGATGCCCATGGTCATGCCGGCCTTGATGGCGTGGTACAGGAACACGGTGTGGATCGCTTCGCGCGCCGGGTCGTTGCCGCGGAACGAGAACGACACGTTCGACACGCCGCCCGAGATCTTCGCGTGCGGCAGGTTGTCCTTGATCCAGCGCGTGGCGTTGATGAAGTCCACCGCGTAGTTATTGTGCTCTTCGATGCCGGTGGCAATGGCAAAGATGTTCGGATCAAAGATGATGTCTTCGGGCGGGAAGCCAACGGTGTTGGTCAACAGTTTGTAGGCGCGCTCGCAGATTTCGATCTTGCGCTCGAAGGTGTCGGCCTGGCCCTTCTCGTCGAACGCCATCACGATGACGGCGGCGCCGTAGGCCAGGCACAGCTTGGCCTGGCGGATGAATTCTTCTTCGCCTTCCTTCATCGAGATCGAATTGACGATCGATTTACCCTGCACGCATTTGAGGCCCGCCTCGATCACCGACCACTTCGACGAGTCGATCATGATCGGCACGCGCGAGATGTCGGGTTCGGACGCGATCAGGTTCAAAAAGCGCGTCATGGCGGCGAGCGAATCGAGCATCGCCTCGTCCATGTTGATGTCGATGACCTGGGCGCCGTTTTCCACCTGCTGGCGCGCCACGCTCAGTGCTTCGTCATACTGCTCGTTGAGAATCATGCGCGCAAACGCTTTCGAGCCGGTGACATTGGTGCGCTCGCCCACGTTGACGAACAGCGAGCTCTCGTCGATGGTAAAAGGTTCGAGGCCTGACAGGCGCTGCGCCACCGGCACTTGCGGCACGGTGCGCGGCTCGGTCTTGGCCAGGATCTCGCCGATGGCCTTGATGTGGTCGGGCGTGGTGCCGCAGCAGCCGCCGGCGATATTGACAAAGCCCGCTTCGGCGAATTCGCGCAGCAGCGCCGAGGTGTCGGCCGGCAGCTCGTCGAAGCCAGTGTCGCTCATCGGGTTGGGCAGGCCGGCATTCGGGTAGATGCACACGAAGGTATCGGCAATCTGCGACAGCTCCTGGGCGTAAGGGCGCATCAGCGCCGCGCCCAGCGCGCAATTGAGGCCGATGGTGAGCGGGCGCGCGTGGCGCACCGAGTTCCAGAATGCCGGCACGGTCTGGCCGGACAGGATGCGGCCCGACGCGTCGGTCACGGTCCCGGAGATCATCAGCGGCAGGCGTTCCTGGCCCGGATTCTCGTCGTAGAATTTTTCGATCGCGAACAGCGCGGCCTTGCAGTTGAGGGTATCGAAAATGGTTTCGACCAGCAGCACATCGACGCCGCCTTCGACCAGCGCGCGGGTTTGTTCGTGGTATGCAGCGACCAGCTGGTCGAACGTGACGTTGCGGGCGGCGGGGTCGTTCACGTCCGGCGAGATCGACGCGGTTTTCGGCGTGGGGCCCAAGGCGCCGGCCACGAAGCGCGGCTTGTCGGCGCTGCTGTACTTGTCGCACGCGGCGCGCGCCAGCCTGGCCGCCTGCAGGTTCATCTCGTAGGCCAGGTGGGCCATGTGATAGTCGTCCTGGGCGATCGTGGTGGCGCCGAAGGTATTGGTTTCGATCAGGTCGGCGCCGGCCGCCAGGTAGCGCTCGTGGATTTCCTGGATGATCTGCGGCTGCGTCAGCGTGAGCAGCTCGTTGTTGCCCTTGACGAACAGCTCGCGCGCGCCGCTGTCGGCCGGCGCGGCGAAGTCGATGAAGCGCCCTGCGGGTCCGCCACGGTACGCGGTTTCATCGAGCTTGTACTGCTGAATGATGGTGCCCATCGCGCCGTCGAGGATCATGATGCGGCGCGCGAGGATCTCGCGCAGCTGGGCATCGGCCTTGGACATGACGGGACGGAACACGGAGTTATTCATTTGATACCTTCAGAGGATGGGGCAGGGACATCGCGGGTCTAAAATTATACGGCATTGCTGAATAAGCTTCAGCGGACCGCTGCGTTGGAACAACAATCTGCGGTTTTCCGGAAGTCCGAACCGGCTGGCCCGGCGCAGGTAGTGCTATGAAGTAACACCCGCCTACCTTTATACTGGCAGCTCCCTCGTTTAAGGAATTTTTGATGACTATTTCGTCTTTACTCCGCCTGGCGGTCGCCACCGCCGCGCTTGGCCTGACCCTGCAAGCGCAGGCCGAGAGTTTCGCCTCGTCGGCGTCGAGCGCCGGTTCCGCGTCGAGCGGCAGCGTCTCGGACTCGCTCGGCGATTCGAGCAACAGCTCGAGCGGCGACAAGCGCAAGGTGGCCGACGGTAATTACCGCATCCTCGAGATCGGCATCACCCCAGGCGTAAAAGGCGGCGCCGAGCGCACCCGCCTGACCTTGCAGCGTGAAGGCGAGGGCCAGCAGCGCGTGGTGCTCGATATGCCGCAATCGACGTTCACCCAGCAGAAGCTGGCTGCCGGCGACGCGCTGTATGCGCAGAACCGCGTCTATGGCATCGAGTTCGGCCGCATCGACAACCGCCAGCCGTTCTACCTGGTGCTGGCCGACGAGTGGTATGGCGAGCTGGCCTCGCGTCCGGTCACGCTGTAACGCCTTGCAGCGTTTTGCCACGCTGGCGCTGGTCTGGCTGGCCTGGCTGGCGGCTGCGGGCAGCGCCCACGCCGGCAGCAGTTCGGGCACCTCGCGCTTCTGCGACCGCTCGCAGGAGCTGACGGCCGTCGAACAAAGCCGCCTGCTGCGCTTTGCCGGCGTGCTGCGCGAAGAGTTGGCCCGAACCGACGGCGAGAGCGTGGCGCTGGTCAGCCGCTCCGGCCTCGACCTCTCGCGCTTTGGCATCCGCTATTCGCATGCGGCGCTGGCCTGGCGTTCCGACGCCGGCGTCTGGGCCGCGCGCCAGCTCTATTACGCCTGCGACGAACGCCGTCCGCGCATCTTCGACCAGGGCCTGGCCGGTTTTGTCATCGGTACCGACGACCCCAGGCTCGGTTACATCAGCATCGTGCGCATGCCGCCCGAGGCGGTGCTGGCGCTGCGCCCGGCCTTGCTCGACGGCCCGCGCGTGGGCCATTTGCTGGCCGCGCAATACAGCGCCAACGCCTATGCCTTCAGCACGCGCTACCAGAACTGCAACCAGTGGGTGGTGGAGATGCTGGCCACCGGCTGGGGCGACCTGGCCGACGATGACCAGTTAAGGGAACGGGCCCAGGACTGGCTGCGCACAGCGCGGTACACGCCGGCGCCGGTGCCGGTCGATTCGTGGTGGCTGATGCAGGCCGGCCGTTTCGTGCCGCTGCTGCACCTGGACGACCATCCCGACCACGACCGCGCGGCGCGGCAACTGGTGGTCAGCCTGCCGGCGGCGGTCGAGCGGTTTATCCGTGGCCGTTTTCCCGCCAGCGAACGGGTGGAACTGTGCCACGACGACAAGCAGGTGGTGGTGCGCCACGGCTGGACGCCGATCGCCGACGGCTGTATTCCCGATCCCGAACAGGGCGACCGGGTGATATCGCTAACCGATTAAGAGCACCTGGCTGCGCAGGCGCTCAAGCTTCTTACACTTCGGAGACGACCTGCGCCAGCGGACGGCGCACTTTTTTCAGGCCGGCCAGCCAGTCGCCTTCGGCTTCGCGGTAGCCGAGCGGCAGGATCACCACGCTTTTCAGCTTGCGCTCGCCCAGGTTCAGGATCTCGTCCACGGCTTTCGGGTCGAAGCCTTCCATCGGGGTGCTGTCCACGCCGTCGAAGGCGGCAGCAACCATCGCCACGCCCAGCGCGATATAGACCTGGCGCGCGGCGGCTTCGGCATTCTGCGCGTCGGTACGGCCCGCAACAATGGCTTTCAGTTGCTTGCGATACGCTTCCCAGCCTTCGTTGATGAAGCCGCGCTGCTCGTTGGTCATGTCGAACATCATGTCGATGCGTTCGTCGGTGATGTTGTCCCAGGCCGCGAACACCAGCAGGTGCGACGCTTCGCTCACGCCGGACTGGTTCCACGCCACGGCGCGGATCTTGGCGCGCAGGTCGGGGTTTTTCACGACCAGCACTTCGAATGGCTGCAAGCCGGAGGAGGTGGGCGCCAGGCGGATCGCTTCCAGGATGCGGTCGAGCTTGTCCTGCTCCAGGGCTTTGGCGGGATTGTATTTCTTGGTGGCGTAGCGCCAGTTCAGTTTGTCGATCAGGTCGGACATGTAAGCTCCAGTTGGATATGGTTGTCCAGTTTAAGGCAACTTGCAAATCCGCGTACGCGCCCGCCTGAATTCGACCCTCAAGCGAAGGTCTGTCCTTCGAGCGCGAAGCCCTTGATGAATTCCGCCGCCGGCAGGCGCTTGCCGCCCGGCTTTTGCAGCATGGTCAGGCGCAGCGCACCGCTGCCGCAAGCGACCACGATGCCATGGGCGTCGGCCGCCAGCACCTGGCCCGGATGGCCGGCGCCTTCGGTGACCTCGGCGCCCCACAGCTTGACGACCACGCCGCCCACGGAACCATGCGCGCCGGGGAACGGATTGAAGGCGCGGATCTTGCGATCGAGTTCGATGGCCGGCTGGCTGAAATCGAGCGCCGCTTCTTCCTTGCTGATCTTGGCCGCGTAGTTGACGCCTGCTTCCGGTTGCACCACGGCTTCCAGCTGGCCGTGCTTCATTTGGTTGAGCGCCTCGACGATCATCTTGCCGCCCAGGGCCGCCAGCTTGTCGTGCACCATGCCGGTGGTGTCGTGCGGACCGATGGCGATTTTTTCCGTCAGCAGCATCGGGCCGGTGTCGAGCCCTTCTTCCATTTCCATGATGGTGATGCCGGTTTCAAGATCGCCGGCTTCGATGGCGCGGTGGATCGGCGCGGCGCCGCGCCAGCGCGGCAGCAGCGAGCCGTGGATATTCAGGCAGGGCTTGATGTCGAGCGTACTGACCGGCAGGATCAGGCCATAGGCGGCCACCACCATCACCTCGTACGGCGTATTCAAGAGGCGCTCGTGCGCAGCCAGGGCCTGCTCGGCGCGCACGGGGTCGCGGCTGTCGGTGCGCAGCGACAGCGGCTGCAGCACTTCCATGCCGTGCGCCACCGCGTACTGCTTGACGGCGGACGGCTGCAGCTGCATGCCGCGACCGGCGGGGCGGTCGGGCTGGGTGAGCACCAGCGCGATCTCGAAGCCTGCTTCGTGCAGGGCTTGCAGGGCGACGGCGGCAAACTCCGGGGTGCCGGCAAAGACGATCTTCATCTGCTCTTTCTTGATTAGTAGCGGCGACCCTGGGCGCGCAGCGCCGCTTCGCGTTCCATGCCGCGTTCTTCCTTTTGCAGCTTGGCCTTGATGCGGTTGCGCTTGAGCGGCGACAGGTATTCGACAAAGACCTTGCCCTTCAAATGGTCCATTTCGTGCTGGATGCACACGGCCAGCAGGCCGTCGGCTTCCACTTCGAACGGCTGGCCCTTGACGTCAAAGGCGCGTACCTTGACCTTCGATGGACGCTCGACGCCGTCGTAGATGCCGGGCACCGACAGGCAGCCTTCGTCATACACCTGCTTGTCGTCGCTGGCCCACACGATTTCCGGGTTGATGTAAGCGACCAGTGCGTTTTTCTCTTCGGTGATGTCGATCACGACCACCTGCTCGTGCACGTCCACCTGGGACGCGGCCAGGCCGACGCCGGGGGCGTCGTACATGGTCTCGGCCATGTCGGCCACCAGTTGCTCGAGGCGCGCATCGAAAACCGTGACCGGCTTGGCAACCTTGTGCAGGCGTGGATCGGGGTAACGCAAAATGTTCAGGATGGCCATATATTTAGTCAGTACGGTAAACGCGCAATCACGCCGGAGGCGGGCGCTGTTTTGCTTGCTAGTTCAGGGGTTTGTGGGCAGAATTTGATTCAATACGGGCAACGCTTGCTGCCGCATCGATTGGATCGCGAATGAAAAATTTTATCACAGTCGGCCCATGCTTAGCGGCAGCCCTGCTATTTAGCGCGGTCCCGGCCATGGCAGCCCCGACCAGTTGCCAGTTCCGCACCGATGCCCCCGACCGCCACGTGGTCGTGCGCGGCGATACCTTGTGGGATATCGCCGGCAAGTTTCTCCAGCAGCCGTGGTGCTGGCCCACCGTGTGGGACATGAACCGCGACGAGATTGCCAACCCGCACTGGATTTACCCGGACCAGGTGATCTGGTTCGACCGCGCCGCCGGCCGCCTGCGGCTCGGTGACAACACTGGCGCGCAACATACGCCGGCGGTGCCCACCGAACGCCGCTCGCCGGCCGTGCGCAGCAGTGCCATCGGCGCCGCTGCCATCCCCTCGATTCCGCCCGGCGCGATCGAGCCGTTCCTGTCGCAGCCCCTGATCATCGAAAACGACGAACTGGCCCGCGCGCCGCGCATTGTCGCCACCGAAGACGGCCACGTTTTTATTGGCGAAGGCGACAAGGCTTATGTGCGTGGCGATCTCGGCGGCGCCACCACGTTCCAGGTGTATCGCCCGGGCCGGCCATTGAAAGACCCGGACAGCGGCCAGGTGATCGCCCACGAAGCCTATTATTTAGGCACGGTGACGGTGCAGCCGGCCGCGCCCGGCAGCGACGTGCACACGGCGCGCGTGACCAGCACCAAGGAGGAAATGGGCAAGGGCGACCAGTTGAAACCGCTGGCGCCGGCGCCGGCGCAAAACTACGCACCGCACGTACCCGCCACGCGGATCGATGCGAAGGTGCTGGCCGTGCATGGCGGCGTCACGTATGCCGGGCGGCACCAGGTGGTCAGCATTAATCGCGGCAAGCTTGACGGACTCGACATCGGCTCGGTGCTGCGCCTGTACCATGCGGGAAGAACTGTGCGCGACGCGACCGCCCCCACGGGCTGGTTTGGCCGCGAACAGCAGGTCAGGTTGCCCGACGAACAGGTGGGCAGCCTGTTTATCTTCCGCGTGTTCGGCCGCGTGTCTTACGGCCTGATCATGCAGGCGACAGCGCCCGTGGTCGTGGGCGACGCCGCCACCTCGCCGGAGTGAGAACCTATGTCAGCAGGGAGCAGGCAGCAGATTGCGATGGATCTGCATCGGGGCCAAGGCGCGAGGAAGAAGCATGGTCTTCCATGCGATGACGAGCAACGCCGGCCCCGTTGGCGAGACGCGCAAGCAGCGCCTTGCTCGCTGCTGAGATAGGTTCTCGATCACGCCGTGCAAGCCACGGAATCTTCTCTACTCCCCACGGCGTCCGCGCTGGCGGCCTGGCTGCGCCTGGAGCAAACCGGCGGCGTGGGCCTGATGACGGCGCACGCGCTGCTCGAACGCTTCGGCACGCCGGAAGCGATCTTCCAGGCCGGGTACGATGCGCTGCGCGCCGTCGTCAAGCCCGTCAGGGCCCGCGCCCTGCTGGCACCGCCGTCCGCCAATCTCGATCCGCAAGTGGACGCGGTGCAAGCCTGGCGCGCCCAGCCGGGTAACCTGCTGCTTACCTACGATCATCCCGAATATCCGGCGCTGCTGCGGCAGATTGCCGCCGCGCCGCTCATGCTGTACGTCAAGGGCAACCCCGCGCTGCTGCACCGCCTGTCGGTGGCCATGGTGGGCTCGCGCAATGCCAGCCTGATGGGCATGCAGAACGCCGAGCGCATGGCGCGCGCGCTGTCGGAGGCGAGCGTGACCATCGTCTCCGGGCTGGCGCTGGGCATCGACGCTGCCGCCCACGCGGGCGGACTGGCGGGCGCGGGCGGTACCGTGGCCGTGATTGGCACCGGCGCCGACCGTATCTATCCGGCCAGCAACGAGGCGCTGGCGCGCCGCATCGCCGAGCAGGGCTGCATCGTCAGCGAATATGCGCTGGGCACACCACCCCTGCGCGACAACTTCCCAAGGCGTAATCGCGTGATCAGCGGCCTGGCGCGCGCGGTGCTGGTGGTGGAGGCGGCCGCCAGGTCCGGTTCGCTGATCACGGCGCGGCTGGCCGTCGCCCAGGACCGCGACGTGTATGCCATGCCGGGCTCGGTCCACGCAACCTTGTCGAAAGGCTGCCACCGCCTGATCCGCGATGGCGCCAAGCTGGTGGAGACGGCGGCCGACGTGTTGTCGGAATTGAATATGGGGGTTGATGCGATGGCAACAGGGTCGCATTTTGACGACAGTTTTGTCGATCGCGTGCTGATCGCCATGGGCGACGAACCGATCCGCGCCGAGGCCCTGGCTGTGCACTTGCAGCAATCCGCTGCCGAACTGCAAGGGCAGCTGCTGGCGCTGGAGCTCGCCGGCTTGCTGGAAAGGTTGCCGGGCGGCTGGTTTCAGCGCCTGCGTTCGTAAATAGTGTTGCACACGGTAAATGGGGCGCTACTTGTGCCCGATCTGTTTTAACTGATAGAGTAGAGCCATGTTCGACATCCTAGTTTATCTCTACGAGACGTATTACCGTCCCGATGCCTGCCCGGAACCGGAGGCATTGGCCAAGAAGCTGTCGGCTGTCGGTTTTGACGACGTCGAGATCTCCGAGGCGCTGGTATGGCTTAACGATCTCACGGCCATGGCCGGCGTCGAGCACTCGCTCACCGCCGCTTCCACCGGCATGCGGATTTACGTCGACGAAGAGCGCGATGTGCTGGGCACCGATGCAATCGGTTTCATCCAGTTCCTCGAATCGGCCAAGGTACTCACGCCGCTGCAGCGCGAAATCGTCATCGAGCGCGCGTTGTCGCTGGAAGAAGCGCCGGTATCGCTGGGCCAGCTGAAGGTGATCGTGCTGATGCTGCTGTGGAGCCAGGGCAAGGAACCGGACGCACTGATGTTCGATGACCTTTTTGGCGCCGACGACGACGCTCCTCCCCGTCTTCTCCACTAGGCAAACCCGCGTGTACCGTTAGCCGCCGCGCCGTCATACCCGCGCAGGCGGGTATCCAATTTTCACGCTATCATTCCGACAACACTGTCACGCCACCCCCTTGCCATCGGCGACGCAAAAGTGCAGACTGCGGCGCGATCCATGTATGATGCGCATGCTAAACCACCCCAAGTGTTAAAAAACGAGATACCAAATATGAGCAAAACCCTCATCATCGCCGAGAAGCCATCTGTCGCGAACGACATCGCGAAGACGCTTGGCGGCTTTACCAAGCACGATGAGTACTTTGAATCCGACGAGTACGTGCTGTCCTCCGCCGTCGGTCACCTGCTGGAAATTGCCGTGCCGGAAGAGTACGACGTCAAGCGCGGCAAATGGAGCTTTGCCCACCTGCCGATGATCCCGCCGTACTTCGCGCTCAATCCGATCGCCAAGACCGAATCGCGCCTCAAGGTACTGAACAAGCTGATCAAGCGTAAAGACGTGTCCGCCCTGATCAACGCCTGCGATGCCGGGCGCGAAGGGGAACTGATTTTCCGCCTGATCGCGCAAAACGCCAAGGCCAAGCAGCCTGTGAAACGCCTGTGGCTGCAATCGATGACGCCGGGCGCGATCCGCGACGGCTTTACCCAGTTGCGCAGCGACGAAGAAATGATGCCGCTGGCCGATGCCGCCCGTTGCCGCTCGGAAGCCGACTGGCTGATCGGCATCAACGGCACCCGCGCCATGACCGCGTTCAACTCGAAAGAGGGCGGTTTTTATCTGACCACCGTGGGCCGCGTGCAAACGCCGACCCTGTCGATCGTGGTCGAGCGTGAAGAGAAGATCAAGAAGTTCGTGCCGCGCGATTACTGGGAAGTGCGCGCCGAGTTCGTGTGCGCCGCCGGCGTGTACGAAGGCCGCTGGCTCGATACCAAGTTCAAGAAGGACGACAACGATCCGGAAAAACGCGCCGAGCGCCTGTGGAGCAAGGCTGCCGCCGACAGCATCGCGCTGGCTTGCCGTGGCAAGCAGGGCGTGGTCACCGAAGAAGCCAAGCCCACCACGTCGATGGCGCCGGCATTGTTCGACCTGACCAGCCTGCAGCGCGAAGCGAACTCGCGTTTCGGCTTCTCGGCCAAGAACACCCTGGGCCTGGCCCAGGCGCTGTACGAAAAGCACAAGGTGCTGACTTACCCGCGTACCGACTCGCGCCACCTGCCCGAAGACTACATGGACACGGTCAAGCAGGCGCTGGAAACGGTGAAGGAGAATTCGAACTACCACCAGTTCGCCAAGCAGATCCTCGACAAGGGCTGGGTCAAGCCGAACAAGCGGATTTTCGACAATACCAAGATCTCCGATCACTTCGCGATCATCCCGACCACGATCGCGCCGAAAAACCTGTCCGAGCCGGAACAGAAGCTCTACGACCTGGTCACGCGCCGCTTCATGGCCGTGTTCTTCCCGGCTGCCGAGTTCCAGGTCACCACCCGTTACACCGAAGTGTCGGGCCACCAGTTCAAGACCGAAGGCAAGGTCATGACCAACCCCGGTTGGCTGGCGGTGTACGGCAAGGAAACCTCGGACGACGAAAAAGGTGACAAAGCCAACGGCAACAAGAACATCGTGCCGGTCGCCAAGGGCGAAAAAGTGTTGACCGACAAGGTCGATGCCAACGGCCTGGTCACCAAGCCGCCCGCGCGCTACACCGAGGCGACCTTGCTGTCGGCCATGGAAGGCGCGGGCAAGCTGGTGGAGGACGACGAGTTGCGCGATGCGATGGCCGGCAAGGGTCTTGGTACGCCAGCGACGCGCGCGGCCACCATCGAGGGCTTGATCAGCGAGAAATACCTGCTGCGTGAAGGCCGCGAGCTGATGCCGACCGCCAAGGCGTTCCAGCTGATGACCTTGCTGCGTGGACTCGGCGTGAACGAGCTGACCGCGCCGGAACTGACGGGCGAGTGGGAATACAAGCTGTCGCAAATGGAAAAGGGCAAGATTTCGCGCGATGAATTCATGCGTGAAATCGCCCAGATGACGCAGGTCATCGTCAAGCGCGCCAAGGAATACGACAACGACACCATCCCCGGCGAGTACGCCACGCTGGTCACGCCTTGCCCGAACTGCAGCAGCGTGGTCAAGGAAAACTACCGCCGCTTTGCCTGCACCAAGTGCGATTTCTCGATGAGCAAGACGCCGGGCAGTCGCCAGTTCGAGATCCCGGAAGTGGAACAACTGCTGCGCGACCGCACCATCGGCCCGCTGCAAGGCTTCCGCTCGAAAATGGGCCGGCCGTTTGCCGCCATCCTGCGCATCGTCCGCGACGAAGACATCAAGAATTTCAAGCTCGAGTTCGATTTCGGCCAGAACGACGATTCGGAAGATGCGGAACCGGTCGATTTCACCGGCCAGACCGCGCTCGGACCTTGCCCCAAGTGCAGTGGCGGCGTGTACGAAATGGGCCTGGCCTATGTTTGCGAACAAACCGTGGCGAAACCGAAAGGTTGCGATTTCCGCAGCGGCCGCATCATCCTGCAACAGGAAATCCTGCCCGAGCAAATGGCCAAGCTGCTCAACGACGGCAAGACCGATTTACTGCCGGGCTTTGTCTCGCAGCGCACGCGTCGGCCGTTCAAGGCCTTCCTGGTAAAAGGCAAGGACGGCAAGATCAGCTTCGAGTTCGAAGAGCGCAAAGCCAAGGCCCCGGCCAAGGGCAAGGCCGCAGCGAAAGCTGAGCCGGAAGCCGAAGGCGGCGCCGAAGAAGCGGCAGTCGCCAAGAAAGCCCCGGCCAAGAAGGCTCCTGCCAAAAAGGCTGCGGCTACCAAGGCGACCGCTGTCAAGAAGCCTGCTGTCAAAAAGGCACCTGCCAAGAAAGCGGCCGCCACGGCGGAGTAACCGGCAAAAAAGGGACGCTGCGGCGTCCCTTTTTTCTTGAATGGTGGAAATTCGTGGTCTATATTGGAAAGACCATGACTGTCTCCTTCAACCCTTCTTCGCCCAGCACCAGCAGTTTGTTTGCGTCGGCTGCGCCGGTTGCCGCCTCGCGCAATGCTGCGGCGCTGTCGTCGGAAGCGGTTGACCTGTCGGCGCAAGCGGCCGTGGTGGCCACGCTGGGCGGTAGCGGTAGCGGCGCCCCCGTGTATTCCGCCGCCGGATTGCTTAATACCCTGGCGCAGGCTGGCGTCAGCGAGGAAACCATCGCGGTGCCCAACGCCGGCAGCGACACCGATTCCTCGCAGCTTGCGGAACAGGTGCTGGACCAGGGAATATTGTCTGCTTATGCTGCTGCGGCTGGTGCCTCGGGCATCTATACCGCAGGTGGCAGCAGCGGCCTGTCCGATCAGGTATCGAGCAACTGGGCCGACATCCTCACATCCAATCCTTCCTACGCCAGCGCCGTTGTCGGCAGCTCGTTTGCCTCCGGCATCATAAGCACCCTCAGCGTCTCTGCCTGAGGTTCTGCCAGTTCAAGCTTTGTAGTGAGGATGTCATTACTGATGGTTACAATAATTGCCGTGTTACACTGTCATGCATAGCGGCAACTAATTCACATCGGTTGCATGCGGTTTCCTTCGCTTTATTCCTTTTTGTACTCCCACTCACAATGAAAAATTTGACTATCGGCACCCGCCTGGCGGGCGGCTTCGGCCTGGTTTTAGCCTTGATGACCCTGGTAACCTGGTTCGGCCTGAGCCATATGCACGGCGTGGCCGAAGCCACGCGCGACATGATGCAGCAGCCACTGGCCAAGGAGCGCATGATCAGCGACTGGTATCGCCTGATCTACACCAGCGTGCGCCGCACGTCGGCGATTGCCAAGAGCAGCGATCCATCGCTGGGACAGTTCTTTGCCGAAGAAACCA
This is a stretch of genomic DNA from Duganella zoogloeoides. It encodes these proteins:
- a CDS encoding DNA topoisomerase III, whose protein sequence is MSKTLIIAEKPSVANDIAKTLGGFTKHDEYFESDEYVLSSAVGHLLEIAVPEEYDVKRGKWSFAHLPMIPPYFALNPIAKTESRLKVLNKLIKRKDVSALINACDAGREGELIFRLIAQNAKAKQPVKRLWLQSMTPGAIRDGFTQLRSDEEMMPLADAARCRSEADWLIGINGTRAMTAFNSKEGGFYLTTVGRVQTPTLSIVVEREEKIKKFVPRDYWEVRAEFVCAAGVYEGRWLDTKFKKDDNDPEKRAERLWSKAAADSIALACRGKQGVVTEEAKPTTSMAPALFDLTSLQREANSRFGFSAKNTLGLAQALYEKHKVLTYPRTDSRHLPEDYMDTVKQALETVKENSNYHQFAKQILDKGWVKPNKRIFDNTKISDHFAIIPTTIAPKNLSEPEQKLYDLVTRRFMAVFFPAAEFQVTTRYTEVSGHQFKTEGKVMTNPGWLAVYGKETSDDEKGDKANGNKNIVPVAKGEKVLTDKVDANGLVTKPPARYTEATLLSAMEGAGKLVEDDELRDAMAGKGLGTPATRAATIEGLISEKYLLREGRELMPTAKAFQLMTLLRGLGVNELTAPELTGEWEYKLSQMEKGKISRDEFMREIAQMTQVIVKRAKEYDNDTIPGEYATLVTPCPNCSSVVKENYRRFACTKCDFSMSKTPGSRQFEIPEVEQLLRDRTIGPLQGFRSKMGRPFAAILRIVRDEDIKNFKLEFDFGQNDDSEDAEPVDFTGQTALGPCPKCSGGVYEMGLAYVCEQTVAKPKGCDFRSGRIILQQEILPEQMAKLLNDGKTDLLPGFVSQRTRRPFKAFLVKGKDGKISFEFEERKAKAPAKGKAAAKAEPEAEGGAEEAAVAKKAPAKKAPAKKAAATKATAVKKPAVKKAPAKKAAATAE
- a CDS encoding DUF494 family protein, which encodes MFDILVYLYETYYRPDACPEPEALAKKLSAVGFDDVEISEALVWLNDLTAMAGVEHSLTAASTGMRIYVDEERDVLGTDAIGFIQFLESAKVLTPLQREIVIERALSLEEAPVSLGQLKVIVLMLLWSQGKEPDALMFDDLFGADDDAPPRLLH
- the dprA gene encoding DNA-processing protein DprA, which produces MQATESSLLPTASALAAWLRLEQTGGVGLMTAHALLERFGTPEAIFQAGYDALRAVVKPVRARALLAPPSANLDPQVDAVQAWRAQPGNLLLTYDHPEYPALLRQIAAAPLMLYVKGNPALLHRLSVAMVGSRNASLMGMQNAERMARALSEASVTIVSGLALGIDAAAHAGGLAGAGGTVAVIGTGADRIYPASNEALARRIAEQGCIVSEYALGTPPLRDNFPRRNRVISGLARAVLVVEAAARSGSLITARLAVAQDRDVYAMPGSVHATLSKGCHRLIRDGAKLVETAADVLSELNMGVDAMATGSHFDDSFVDRVLIAMGDEPIRAEALAVHLQQSAAELQGQLLALELAGLLERLPGGWFQRLRS